Proteins found in one Gemmatimonadota bacterium genomic segment:
- a CDS encoding FtsX-like permease family protein — protein MTGSHLSMALRHMGRYRSYTAINVLGLAVGMICAILIFLYVRYELSYDRYHEKADRIYRVTLNDSARSPRELGPMLQADFPEIQHFARMLPTIGTWIMKHEDRIYYEKSVYWVNNALFDVFTFPLVRGDPDHALESPYTVVISEDTARKYFGDEDPMGKTIIADNGYMLLTVTGVMENIPENAHFHADFLISLASAYDKFEWNRSAGIWFSTLFYNYIVLPVGHPLEETQRKLPGFVERHVEASYLEDLDRYELSLQPVTDIHLFSHLENEHGANTDVAYVYILIAIGLFILVIASVNYVNLSTAQFVHRAREIGMRKVLGASRGQLIRQCLGESVLMTILAVLIALAAVYFIAPYFDALLGQSIASDHALHPLWWLALPVIAVLIGLLSGAYPALVFSSMRAIPGLKEGRPYLPGGAWSRKILVVFQFAISTALIIGTGILFSQLNFIQHKNLGFEKDQVIVIPTVEQVATNYQPWKDALLQHPLVEGVSQAITLPGLFGTVGRPSTGTMQRVEDPDHVRHSIHGFQASVDFVETMGMELLAGRSHRGAFRNDTEWEHIVINEAAVRVLGWETPEEAIGQQIRFASGYTHTVIGVVRDFHFRTLHLEIEPLVLFHGTGLHLVVRIRPEDIRSTLDYIEAAWSDFFPDFPFAFTLLDEDIGRQYRNEMRIGYFFGVFALVAVFLTGLGLVALVSFTAERRTREIGIRKALGASVRRLLGMLSAEFVVLVLVANLVAWPTAWLIMGRWLESFAYRIEMGWGIFFASAGAALLISMATIGYHVTRAALANPAEVLRSE, from the coding sequence ATGACAGGAAGCCACCTCTCCATGGCCCTGCGGCACATGGGCCGGTATCGGAGTTATACGGCCATAAACGTCCTCGGTCTCGCCGTCGGGATGATATGCGCCATCCTGATCTTTCTGTACGTGCGCTACGAACTTAGCTACGACCGCTACCACGAAAAGGCCGACCGCATCTACCGGGTAACGCTCAACGACAGCGCGCGGTCGCCCCGTGAACTGGGTCCGATGCTCCAGGCCGACTTCCCCGAAATCCAGCACTTCGCCCGGATGCTTCCCACCATCGGCACGTGGATCATGAAGCACGAAGACCGGATCTACTACGAGAAAAGCGTGTACTGGGTCAACAATGCACTGTTCGACGTCTTTACTTTTCCCCTGGTGAGAGGCGATCCGGATCACGCCCTGGAATCGCCGTACACGGTGGTCATCAGCGAAGACACCGCCCGGAAGTACTTTGGCGATGAAGATCCCATGGGCAAAACCATCATCGCCGACAACGGATACATGCTGCTGACCGTCACCGGCGTCATGGAGAACATACCGGAAAACGCCCACTTCCACGCCGACTTCCTGATCTCCCTGGCTTCGGCATACGACAAGTTCGAATGGAACAGGTCTGCGGGGATCTGGTTCTCCACGCTGTTCTATAACTATATCGTCTTGCCGGTAGGCCATCCGCTGGAGGAGACCCAGCGGAAATTGCCCGGTTTCGTGGAGAGACATGTCGAAGCGAGTTACCTGGAAGATCTCGACCGTTACGAATTGTCGCTGCAGCCCGTCACCGACATACACCTTTTTTCCCATCTCGAGAACGAGCACGGCGCAAACACCGATGTGGCCTACGTGTACATCCTGATCGCCATCGGGCTGTTCATCCTGGTCATCGCTTCGGTGAATTATGTAAACCTGTCTACCGCACAGTTCGTGCACCGGGCCCGCGAGATCGGCATGCGCAAGGTACTCGGGGCGTCCCGGGGGCAGTTGATCCGGCAGTGCCTGGGGGAATCGGTCCTGATGACCATCCTGGCCGTGTTGATCGCCCTGGCGGCCGTCTACTTCATCGCGCCGTATTTCGACGCGCTGCTAGGCCAGTCGATAGCCTCGGACCACGCGCTGCATCCCCTGTGGTGGCTCGCCCTGCCGGTCATCGCGGTCCTCATCGGACTCCTTTCGGGCGCATACCCCGCCCTCGTGTTTTCCTCCATGCGGGCCATTCCCGGGCTCAAGGAAGGACGGCCCTACCTGCCGGGCGGCGCATGGTCCCGGAAGATCCTGGTCGTTTTTCAGTTCGCCATTTCCACCGCGCTGATCATCGGCACCGGCATCCTGTTCAGCCAGTTGAACTTCATTCAGCACAAGAATCTGGGCTTCGAAAAGGACCAGGTGATCGTGATTCCGACGGTCGAGCAAGTGGCGACCAACTACCAGCCGTGGAAAGATGCCCTGTTGCAGCACCCCCTTGTGGAGGGTGTGAGCCAGGCCATCACCCTGCCCGGCCTGTTCGGCACCGTCGGCCGACCGTCGACGGGCACGATGCAGCGTGTAGAGGACCCGGATCACGTCAGGCACAGCATCCATGGTTTCCAGGCCTCCGTGGACTTCGTGGAGACGATGGGCATGGAACTGCTCGCGGGCCGGTCCCATCGCGGGGCTTTCAGAAACGACACGGAGTGGGAGCACATCGTGATCAACGAGGCGGCGGTGCGCGTCCTGGGCTGGGAAACGCCCGAAGAGGCCATCGGGCAGCAGATCCGGTTCGCCAGTGGATACACGCACACGGTGATCGGCGTGGTCCGGGACTTCCACTTTCGGACCCTGCACCTGGAAATCGAACCGCTGGTGCTCTTTCACGGCACCGGCCTGCACCTGGTGGTCCGGATCCGACCGGAGGATATCAGGAGCACCCTGGATTACATCGAAGCGGCATGGTCGGATTTCTTCCCCGATTTTCCTTTCGCCTTTACGTTGCTCGACGAAGACATCGGCCGCCAGTACCGGAACGAAATGCGTATCGGCTACTTCTTCGGCGTGTTCGCCCTGGTGGCGGTTTTCCTGACCGGCCTGGGTCTGGTCGCCCTGGTCTCGTTCACGGCCGAGCGGCGCACCCGGGAGATCGGTATTCGAAAGGCGCTGGGCGCTTCCGTGCGCCGCCTGCTGGGCATGCTGTCCGCCGAATTCGTCGTGCTCGTGCTTGTGGCCAATCTCGTTGCGTGGCCGACGGCCTGGCTGATCATGGGACGCTGGCTGGAGAGCTTCGCCTACCGGATCGAGATGGGGTGGGGGATTTTCTTTGCTTCCGCCGGCGCCGCGCTGTTGATTTCGATGGCCACCATCGGCTATCACGTGACCAGGGCCGCGCTGGCCAATCCCGCGGAAGTGCTGCGCAGTGAGTGA
- a CDS encoding class I SAM-dependent methyltransferase translates to MKSAQSWDPERYARNARFVADLGMPVFELLDPQPGERILDLGCGDGALTAKLVDMGCSVVGVDSSAEQIEAARKLGLDAHVTDGHALDFEGEFDAVFSNAALHWMGHPDEVIVGVRRALKPGGRFVAECGGHGCVNTIVLALTEALKRRGLWKEGINPWYFPTDDEYRGRLVRQGFDVQYIALIPRPTPLPGDIGGWLETFAESFTSRVPVADRPEFLDEVREAMRPSLCDADGAWTADYIRLRFSAVKKG, encoded by the coding sequence ATGAAATCGGCACAATCCTGGGACCCGGAACGCTATGCCCGCAACGCCCGGTTCGTCGCGGACCTGGGCATGCCCGTGTTCGAGTTGCTGGATCCGCAACCCGGCGAACGTATCCTGGACCTGGGGTGCGGCGATGGGGCGCTGACGGCGAAACTGGTGGATATGGGCTGCAGCGTCGTCGGCGTGGACAGCAGCGCGGAGCAGATCGAGGCGGCGCGGAAGCTGGGTCTCGACGCCCACGTCACGGACGGGCACGCGCTGGATTTCGAAGGCGAATTCGACGCGGTGTTCAGCAACGCCGCCCTGCACTGGATGGGCCATCCGGACGAGGTGATCGTGGGCGTGCGCCGCGCGTTGAAACCCGGCGGACGATTCGTGGCGGAGTGCGGCGGGCACGGGTGCGTGAATACCATTGTACTGGCACTCACGGAGGCACTCAAGCGGCGCGGCCTGTGGAAGGAGGGAATCAATCCGTGGTATTTCCCCACCGACGATGAATACAGGGGCCGGCTGGTCCGGCAGGGGTTCGACGTGCAGTACATCGCGCTGATCCCCCGGCCCACGCCGTTGCCCGGAGATATCGGCGGCTGGCTCGAGACCTTCGCCGAAAGCTTCACGTCCCGGGTTCCTGTCGCGGACCGACCGGAGTTTCTGGACGAGGTCCGGGAAGCCATGCGGCCCAGCCTGTGCGATGCGGACGGCGCATGGACGGCAGACTACATCCGGTTGCGGTTTTCGGCGGTGAAGAAGGGGTGA
- a CDS encoding ankyrin repeat domain-containing protein, with the protein MSPKKAALDSEMVHRFVYDAHSDFESVKALLDKEPALVNACWDWGGGDWETGLGAAAHMGRRDISEYLLQHGARIDLYAAAMLGKLSIVQAVLADNLSEKDKPGPHGISLMAHARKGGKEAAEVVKLLRSLDKKPK; encoded by the coding sequence ATGTCTCCCAAGAAGGCAGCATTAGATTCGGAAATGGTACATCGTTTCGTGTACGACGCCCACAGCGATTTCGAGAGCGTCAAGGCATTGCTGGACAAAGAACCTGCACTGGTCAATGCCTGCTGGGACTGGGGCGGCGGCGACTGGGAAACCGGGCTCGGGGCGGCCGCGCATATGGGACGCAGGGACATCTCGGAATACCTGCTGCAGCATGGGGCGCGCATCGACCTCTATGCCGCGGCCATGTTGGGGAAGCTGAGCATCGTGCAGGCCGTTCTCGCCGACAATCTATCTGAAAAAGACAAGCCGGGCCCCCACGGGATCTCGCTCATGGCTCACGCGAGAAAGGGAGGCAAGGAAGCCGCGGAAGTCGTGAAGCTGCTGAGGTCCCTGGACAAGAAGCCGAAGTGA
- a CDS encoding chromosome partitioning protein ParB, which yields MRRTIQTHSTERDGKRYIWYTERLWELAKDLPVYDVDVDLFEELDRDCWFGEGRTPTIREVADHCRRINETDPRYPVILNDNGQLMDGGHRLARALLEGRKTVKAVRFEEMPEPDEIEAL from the coding sequence TTGCGGAGAACTATCCAAACCCATTCGACAGAGCGCGACGGCAAGCGGTACATCTGGTACACCGAACGGCTGTGGGAGCTGGCGAAGGACCTGCCGGTATACGATGTCGACGTCGATCTTTTCGAGGAGCTGGACCGGGACTGCTGGTTCGGCGAAGGCAGGACGCCGACCATACGGGAGGTGGCCGACCACTGCCGGCGGATCAACGAGACCGACCCGCGCTACCCCGTGATCTTAAACGACAACGGGCAACTCATGGACGGCGGTCATCGGCTTGCGCGTGCTCTGCTTGAGGGGCGAAAGACGGTGAAGGCGGTGCGTTTTGAGGAGATGCCGGAACCGGATGAGATCGAGGCGTTGTGA
- a CDS encoding Gfo/Idh/MocA family oxidoreductase has protein sequence MPDSGGEAFQTVRATAPEHTYRGAVVGCGRMGSTIDDEHVGQPHYPWPWAHAPAMMEARGIDLVAAADEDPAKLADFRRRWGCAALYTDYKEMVEKEAIDVICLTTRPEPRAEITVGLAELGVKAIFATKPMCRTLAEADAMIDACARNGVILAMACHLNWYGYYTTARRLIAEGAIGPLKSMVCHSPSTLSNIQSHTLALLRLFAGAPAQWVVGLIDTDEQARSETDIPGSGIIVYENGIRTILNSRSESHVYSWSLEFIGETGRIVSRNSHAQFELWAPHPVTGAPAHTHLPGPWHPRSSMVDAIEGVCRSIEAGRETTCPGEFGREALEIAIALRESHRRGNVRVDLPLEDRSLRMG, from the coding sequence ATGCCGGACTCTGGAGGCGAAGCCTTTCAAACCGTGCGAGCCACCGCACCGGAGCATACCTATCGCGGCGCCGTGGTCGGTTGCGGGAGGATGGGCAGTACCATCGACGACGAGCACGTCGGTCAGCCCCATTACCCGTGGCCATGGGCGCACGCGCCGGCCATGATGGAGGCGAGGGGGATCGATCTCGTGGCCGCCGCGGACGAGGACCCCGCCAAGCTCGCGGATTTCAGGCGGCGCTGGGGCTGTGCGGCCCTGTACACCGACTACAAGGAGATGGTCGAGAAGGAAGCGATCGACGTGATCTGCCTGACTACGCGGCCCGAGCCGCGCGCGGAGATCACGGTGGGACTGGCCGAACTGGGCGTGAAGGCCATCTTCGCCACGAAGCCCATGTGCCGCACGCTGGCCGAGGCCGATGCCATGATCGACGCCTGCGCCAGGAACGGCGTCATCCTCGCCATGGCCTGCCATCTCAACTGGTACGGCTACTATACGACGGCACGCAGGCTCATTGCCGAAGGCGCCATCGGCCCCCTGAAGTCCATGGTCTGCCACAGCCCGTCGACGCTGTCCAATATCCAGAGCCACACCCTGGCCCTGCTACGGCTTTTCGCCGGCGCGCCCGCGCAGTGGGTCGTCGGCCTGATCGACACGGACGAGCAGGCGCGGTCCGAAACCGATATCCCCGGATCAGGAATAATCGTATACGAGAACGGGATCCGGACCATCCTGAACTCACGGTCCGAATCGCACGTCTACTCCTGGTCCCTCGAGTTCATCGGCGAAACCGGCCGTATCGTATCCCGAAACTCCCACGCCCAGTTCGAGTTGTGGGCGCCTCATCCAGTGACTGGCGCGCCTGCCCATACCCACCTGCCTGGGCCCTGGCATCCCCGGAGTTCCATGGTCGATGCGATAGAAGGCGTATGCCGTTCCATTGAAGCGGGAAGAGAGACGACCTGCCCGGGCGAGTTCGGACGTGAAGCCCTCGAAATCGCCATTGCATTAAGGGAATCTCACCGCCGGGGAAACGTGCGAGTCGATTTGCCGCTTGAGGACCGGAGTCTGCGGATGGGGTAG
- a CDS encoding nitrile hydratase accessory protein → MTDPQLPGGTNGLGDISLGNIPLGDDGSPAFAAPWEASAFAITVRLSAQGHFTWDEWTATLSEEIRAAQREGDPDLGDTYYKHWLRALERLCRERGLVSKEEASDRRDAWQRAYLNTPHGKPVELI, encoded by the coding sequence ATGACCGACCCGCAACTGCCCGGCGGTACGAATGGGCTGGGGGACATTTCGCTGGGGAACATCCCGCTGGGGGACGATGGCTCGCCGGCGTTTGCCGCGCCATGGGAGGCATCGGCGTTTGCGATCACGGTGCGTCTCTCCGCCCAGGGTCACTTCACGTGGGACGAGTGGACCGCCACGTTGAGCGAGGAGATACGCGCGGCACAGCGGGAGGGCGACCCCGACCTGGGCGATACTTATTACAAGCACTGGCTCCGGGCGCTGGAGCGCCTCTGCAGAGAGCGCGGGCTCGTGTCAAAGGAGGAAGCTTCCGACCGCAGGGACGCGTGGCAAAGGGCGTATCTCAACACCCCGCACGGAAAACCGGTCGAACTGATATGA
- the nthB gene encoding nitrile hydratase subunit beta encodes MSGVHDMGGMRGFGPVRPEPESEEPVFHEEWEGRVYGIVRLIGLLGLWNIDMSRHNREQLPPADYLANSYYENWFAGIRQQLVRSGLVSKEELQAGRASTPVPEHIMEKVVHAEKVRAAPYMTSSYVRPASSSPRFSSGDRVRAINRYRPGHTRVPGYVRGYTGIVREHYGSQVYPDLSSQGVEEGRHLYNVRFEGRDLWGESANANSAVYVDLWETYLEPAP; translated from the coding sequence ATGAGCGGTGTACACGATATGGGCGGGATGCGAGGGTTCGGGCCGGTGCGGCCTGAGCCGGAGTCCGAGGAGCCAGTCTTCCACGAGGAATGGGAGGGCCGGGTGTACGGAATCGTCCGGCTCATAGGACTTCTGGGACTGTGGAACATCGACATGTCGCGTCACAACAGGGAACAGTTGCCTCCCGCCGACTATCTCGCCAACTCCTATTATGAGAATTGGTTCGCGGGGATCAGGCAGCAACTGGTCAGGTCCGGTCTCGTTTCGAAGGAGGAACTGCAAGCGGGAAGGGCATCGACCCCCGTGCCGGAACACATCATGGAGAAGGTGGTGCATGCCGAAAAGGTGCGTGCGGCCCCCTACATGACTTCGAGCTACGTCAGGCCTGCGTCCTCATCGCCCCGATTCTCGTCGGGCGACCGTGTACGCGCGATCAACCGCTATCGGCCTGGGCACACCCGGGTACCGGGCTATGTTCGAGGCTACACGGGGATCGTGCGTGAGCACTACGGATCGCAGGTGTATCCGGACCTGAGCTCCCAGGGCGTGGAAGAGGGAAGGCACCTCTACAACGTTCGCTTCGAGGGCCGTGATCTGTGGGGGGAATCGGCCAACGCGAACAGCGCCGTATACGTCGACCTCTGGGAGACGTACCTGGAGCCTGCACCATGA
- the nthA gene encoding nitrile hydratase subunit alpha, protein MTNDHRHDQDHTDPPPDIELRVKALESLLVEKGLVDPEALDALIDLYQDKIGPANGKHVVARAWTDEAFKRWLLDDPNGAIASMGYVGAQGEQIRVVENTDDVHNLVVCTLCSCYPWPLLGLPPVWYKSAPYRAQAVLDPRGVMAQFGTEVAERKEVRVWDSTSEMRYLVLPQRPEGTEGWGEEELMELITRNAMIGVEEARRPESEVRKA, encoded by the coding sequence ATGACCAACGATCACCGACACGATCAAGACCACACGGACCCGCCCCCGGATATCGAGTTGCGCGTGAAAGCGCTCGAATCGCTGCTCGTGGAAAAAGGCCTCGTCGATCCGGAAGCGCTGGACGCGCTCATCGACCTGTACCAGGACAAGATCGGTCCGGCGAACGGGAAACACGTCGTGGCGCGTGCATGGACGGATGAAGCGTTCAAACGCTGGCTGCTTGACGACCCGAATGGCGCCATCGCATCGATGGGCTACGTAGGGGCGCAGGGCGAGCAGATACGTGTCGTGGAGAACACGGACGACGTGCACAACCTCGTGGTCTGTACGCTCTGCTCCTGCTACCCGTGGCCGCTCCTCGGCCTGCCCCCCGTCTGGTACAAGTCCGCGCCCTACAGAGCACAGGCCGTCTTGGATCCGCGCGGTGTGATGGCACAGTTCGGTACGGAGGTTGCCGAGCGGAAAGAGGTGCGCGTGTGGGATTCCACGTCCGAAATGCGCTACCTCGTACTGCCGCAGCGTCCCGAAGGCACGGAGGGATGGGGTGAGGAAGAACTCATGGAACTCATTACGCGTAACGCTATGATCGGTGTCGAGGAGGCGCGCCGTCCGGAATCGGAGGTCCGCAAAGCATGA
- a CDS encoding 2-oxo acid dehydrogenase subunit E2 codes for MATEIIMPVLGMTMESGIIVEWMKEEGDSVTEGEVLFNVETDKSVMEVEAKASGTLLKILNGPGDDVPIQQVIGYIGEAGEVIAGAVDAGDPGDGDAATVGTSDGTANGTTGGEDAPAADGAADGTTGGADGAAAAGAATAAGAATPGPPGRVKISPKARRHARDLGIAIEQIAGTGPGGRIVFSDVEAYAARTAAAAPAPAPAPVAAPAPVAAPAPTAAPAGPGSKRVQRRAPLSGLRKVAATRLAESASTIPHFYLTMDVDMTRLTGLREQLIAYGEKRGLARVSVNDLIIKAAGIALRSFPAVNASLEGGEVVEYADVNVGFAVALDDGLVVPVVASADQKSVFDIAAATRYLGEKARGKGLGPEDYGYGTFTISNLGMFGVDQFTAIINPPEAAILAVGRVKDTPVVADGKVEIKAMMSVTLSSDHRLIDGAVAGQFLSHLREILEQPLELLIGQDGA; via the coding sequence ATGGCCACTGAAATCATCATGCCCGTTCTCGGCATGACCATGGAATCCGGAATCATCGTGGAGTGGATGAAAGAGGAAGGCGATTCCGTCACGGAAGGCGAGGTGCTCTTCAACGTCGAAACGGACAAGAGCGTGATGGAAGTGGAGGCCAAGGCTTCCGGCACGCTGCTCAAGATTCTGAACGGCCCGGGCGACGACGTGCCCATTCAGCAGGTCATCGGTTACATCGGCGAAGCGGGCGAAGTCATTGCCGGAGCGGTCGACGCGGGTGACCCCGGTGACGGCGACGCGGCGACGGTCGGCACATCGGACGGTACAGCGAATGGCACTACGGGAGGCGAGGATGCCCCGGCCGCAGACGGCGCAGCGGACGGCACCACAGGGGGCGCGGATGGCGCGGCGGCCGCCGGCGCCGCAACGGCCGCCGGCGCCGCAACGCCCGGACCACCCGGCCGCGTGAAGATTTCCCCGAAGGCGCGGCGGCACGCCCGCGATCTCGGCATCGCCATCGAACAAATCGCGGGTACGGGTCCCGGCGGGCGGATCGTATTTTCCGACGTGGAGGCCTACGCCGCCCGGACCGCCGCAGCGGCACCCGCGCCGGCCCCGGCTCCCGTTGCGGCCCCGGCTCCCGTTGCGGCCCCGGCTCCCACAGCGGCTCCGGCCGGCCCGGGTTCCAAACGCGTCCAGCGCCGCGCACCGCTCAGCGGACTGCGCAAGGTCGCCGCGACGCGACTGGCCGAAAGCGCGTCGACCATTCCCCACTTCTACCTCACCATGGACGTGGACATGACCCGCCTTACCGGGCTTCGGGAACAGCTGATCGCCTATGGTGAGAAGCGCGGCCTGGCCAGGGTTTCCGTGAACGACCTGATCATCAAGGCCGCCGGCATCGCCTTGCGGTCCTTTCCCGCCGTCAACGCCTCCCTCGAGGGCGGGGAGGTCGTGGAATACGCCGACGTGAACGTTGGCTTCGCCGTCGCCCTCGATGACGGACTGGTCGTGCCCGTGGTGGCATCGGCCGATCAGAAATCGGTCTTCGACATCGCCGCGGCGACCCGGTATCTGGGCGAGAAGGCCCGTGGTAAAGGCCTGGGTCCCGAAGACTACGGTTACGGCACCTTCACCATCTCCAATCTCGGCATGTTCGGCGTGGACCAGTTCACCGCCATCATCAACCCGCCGGAAGCGGCCATTCTCGCCGTGGGGCGGGTCAAGGACACCCCCGTCGTGGCGGACGGCAAGGTCGAGATCAAGGCCATGATGTCGGTCACCCTGTCCTCCGACCACCGGCTCATCGACGGCGCGGTCGCCGGCCAATTCCTCTCCCACCTCAGGGAAATCCTCGAGCAGCCGCTCGAACTGCTGATCGGGCAGGACGGCGCGTGA
- a CDS encoding nucleotidyltransferase family protein: MGEDYAEERAAGDGPADPMITGLVLAAGRSERMGTPKQLLPFGGVTLIEQVIRTLTRSRLGKEVVVVLGYRAMEIVKRISGLPVRLAYNPDPEGDMLSSIRCGLAYIEPDQAIMIALGDQPLVTTGIVNRLIDEYEGRPEGMVLPVHDGKRGHPMILSPAYREEILFESMPGGLKALRDRHSGSVRAVPVDTDAVLVDLDHRSDYEEALRRWKEEPESGER, encoded by the coding sequence GTGGGTGAAGATTACGCTGAGGAGCGGGCCGCGGGCGACGGTCCAGCCGATCCGATGATCACGGGTCTCGTTCTCGCCGCCGGCCGGTCCGAGCGCATGGGGACGCCGAAGCAGTTGCTGCCCTTCGGCGGCGTCACGCTGATCGAACAGGTGATCCGCACGCTGACGCGCTCGCGCCTTGGAAAGGAAGTCGTCGTCGTGTTGGGTTACCGCGCCATGGAAATTGTAAAGCGGATCTCGGGGTTGCCGGTCCGCCTCGCGTACAACCCGGACCCGGAAGGCGACATGTTATCGTCGATCCGATGCGGCCTGGCGTACATCGAACCCGATCAGGCCATCATGATCGCGCTCGGCGATCAGCCCCTGGTTACGACCGGAATCGTGAACCGTTTAATCGACGAATACGAGGGACGACCCGAGGGCATGGTACTCCCGGTGCACGACGGGAAGCGGGGACATCCCATGATCCTGTCGCCCGCGTACCGCGAGGAAATCCTGTTCGAATCCATGCCAGGCGGATTGAAGGCGCTGCGCGACCGGCACTCAGGCAGCGTCCGCGCGGTACCGGTGGACACGGATGCGGTACTCGTCGACCTGGACCACCGAAGCGATTACGAAGAGGCCCTGCGTAGATGGAAAGAGGAACCCGAATCCGGTGAGCGCTAA
- a CDS encoding D-glycerate dehydrogenase, with translation MRYSSTWTTEAITKRPCVDGKRNPNPVSANVLVTRRIPDESIRMLDTACGVVDVNPHDRAMTRGEFLEAVRGRDGLLCLLTEDIDDEVLDIAPGLKGIAMYAVGYNNVDVDACTRRGIPVSNTPGVLTDTTADIAWALIFATARRVAEGDRFVREGRFAGWGPLLMLGSDVTGKTLGIVGAGRIGTATARRAAGFSMPVVYTSRRRNATIECTGARYLPLDDLLRESDFVSLHVPLTPETTHLISGRELDQMKSTAYLINTTRGPVVDEKALVRALREGAIAGAGLDVFEREPALEPGLADLENVVLLPHVGSGTVATRIKMGNTAAANLIAMVSGEDPPNCVNPEWKQFKPSTPSE, from the coding sequence ATGCGGTACTCGTCGACCTGGACCACCGAAGCGATTACGAAGAGGCCCTGCGTAGATGGAAAGAGGAACCCGAATCCGGTGAGCGCTAACGTACTCGTTACCCGGCGCATTCCCGACGAATCCATCCGGATGCTGGACACGGCCTGCGGTGTGGTAGACGTCAATCCCCATGACCGGGCGATGACCCGTGGGGAGTTCCTCGAGGCGGTCCGTGGCCGCGACGGGCTGCTCTGCCTGCTGACCGAGGACATCGACGACGAGGTCCTGGACATCGCTCCGGGCCTGAAGGGCATAGCCATGTACGCGGTAGGGTACAACAACGTCGACGTGGACGCCTGCACGCGGCGCGGCATTCCGGTGTCCAATACCCCGGGCGTGCTGACCGACACGACCGCCGATATCGCCTGGGCCCTGATATTCGCCACGGCCCGCCGGGTCGCGGAAGGCGACCGGTTCGTGCGGGAGGGACGCTTTGCGGGATGGGGTCCTCTGCTGATGCTGGGCAGCGACGTCACGGGCAAGACGCTGGGCATTGTCGGCGCGGGACGCATCGGTACGGCCACGGCCCGGCGGGCCGCCGGGTTTTCCATGCCCGTCGTCTATACGAGCCGCAGGCGCAACGCGACCATCGAGTGCACGGGCGCGCGGTATCTCCCGCTGGACGACCTGCTCAGGGAATCGGATTTCGTGTCGCTGCACGTGCCGCTCACGCCCGAAACCACCCACCTCATCAGCGGACGCGAACTGGACCAGATGAAGTCCACGGCCTATCTCATCAATACGACCCGTGGACCCGTAGTCGACGAGAAGGCCCTGGTCCGGGCGCTGCGCGAAGGCGCCATCGCCGGTGCGGGACTCGACGTCTTCGAGCGGGAGCCGGCACTGGAACCGGGCCTGGCGGACCTGGAGAACGTGGTCCTGCTGCCCCACGTCGGCAGTGGGACGGTCGCCACGCGCATCAAGATGGGCAACACGGCCGCGGCCAACCTGATCGCCATGGTCAGCGGGGAGGACCCGCCGAACTGCGTGAACCCGGAATGGAAGCAATTTAAACCTTCAACACCATCGGAATGA